The following nucleotide sequence is from Ailuropoda melanoleuca isolate Jingjing chromosome 12, ASM200744v2, whole genome shotgun sequence.
GAACCAGCCTCGGATGCTTTGCATCTTACATTTGACAATAATGAGCAGAATTTGGTACCTGGATTAAATAAGAAGGGAGCAAGCGGGTCATCGCAAACTAAGGCTTTTATAGTGAAGATCTCCTGGGGAAAATAGTGCATTCTACTTCATTAGTCTTAAGGCTTGAAGATTTTGAGTTTGTGAATATATGCCTGCAGATAGAATTATCTTGCACAATCTTTGAGGAGTCCAGTATGTGTTAGGTGGATTCTCAGAAGAGTcactaaaaatgtttatatgagGTTGGgtaaatagaaaattttcattcaattcaCTGTTATCTATGAaacacctatttatttattttttttaataaatccctGCATGAGGAACGTGGGGTTGGAACCAGACAAAGTGTGAGGCATAGTCCCTGCTTTCAAATTAGGTAGTATTTTATAGAATGATCTAAATGAGTATGTGGTTACACACTGTTATATTTCAAGTGAGCACTcattaaataattgctttttcaattttttcttctacCATAGATTCACATGTACATTCTTTCTTAATATTGGATTACTGAGAATACCCTATTTACAAAATTAATCTTTTGTGTTATAAACTGATGGTTAATGTGAATTTAACTCATATCATCTGTAAAAAGCAagattataaaaaaggaaataattaaaaatgtagtaCAGTAATACTATGTATAGGTAGCACAGTAGGATTCTGAAAGATTCTGTTTGGAAAAGAGTATGGTCGTATTTTGGGGCCAGGCTATTTCCTGCCTGTTTCCCAATTCtattcttctgctttctctacaGGGTGACATCAGAGAGCAAGCACGGGTTTTGTCAgtagacctggatttgaatcctgaatCTAGCACATACAAGCTGTGCGGCACTGGGTGAGTCACTGAAGGTCTCTgtaactcagtttcttcatgggTAAAGCAGAGATGGTAACTTTACAACCCCTGCCACAATTCAGTGCCTGGCCAAGTGTAAGAACTCAGTGTGTGTTAAACAAATGAATGTCAGAGCTGTTGCTGGCATATGGCTAACATTTAAGGGCAGATCCCCTCCGGGGGCAGGGTTGTCACAGTGGTTATTCGTTTGGAGAACATTCACCAGAACTGCTTCcaccttgctttattttcctctgggTAACATCTTGGTCCAACCGCTGTCAGCTCCCTTCGTGGTTAAGTGCCTGATAGGTTCTCCAATGATCAAGCATGGGTTTGTGCTTCACGTTCTTGATGGAGTTCAGGTTTTCTGATACTACTGCATCTGGAATCCCGATACCGTGGAATCCAGGTCTGTGGGTTGAACTGCAGACTTGTTCCTATGTTATTCTCCATTTTTGACTTGTGGCCAATCCCATGAAGTTAAATGAGAATTGGAGGCAGGAGCAGAGACGTGTCAGGTTTGAGGACAGAATCCATTTGACACAGATGTTATATATGCTAAAGTGACCCACCGACCCTCAAGGACAATGATTAGGGCAGACGTCAGACAATGGGATGTGGGTGTGAGAGCCTGCTGTGGGTGGGAGAGAAGTCACAGTAAGTCATAGCCTGCCAATATTTGTCAGATTATCCTCTTTACTACCTGAATGGTCTTGTTTGATCCTGCTGCAGTTTTGCAACAATACAGGGTTACCCCTGCTACTCCTGGGCAGGCAGAATTTTTTCCCATCCAGACAATGCTGAAGGAAGAGATACTTGCAGGAGATACCATTCAGATTAAATATGCCTTAGGGAAAACAGTGTGACTTCGCAAATCTGGGCACTCCTACTTCATAATGAGTATCCTAAAACCCAGTGCACTTTCTCTCCTGGGGCCAGTAAAAACATAGGGCCCCAAGGAAAAGcagcaaaatatggaaagaaattcTAGGATATACAAGGGAGCTGCTGACTTAGAAATGGTGACTTCTCCGTGCAAATGATTTCTTTGTCCAAACAGAACTAAATAGGGTACACTTATGGGTTAACGACTTTCataatgattaaaataagaaactgatgATTGTTTTTGACCCATTAAAGCCAATTTCTTATGGTTCAACTTAAGACATTACCATATTCTCAATTAAtgactgtttttttaaagttagcaTTTGGATAAAAGTTCCAATACTGAATTGGACAAATACTATTATTTGAAAGTgtaagagaatagaaaaagtatacgaatacatatttattacagaacaatttttattaataaaagctTTCAACAAAAACCCATAATTCCACAAACTAACAGTGACTTGGAAGCATGCAAGTACATCAGGCTGGAGAGGCATGTTTGTTCTTGACGAATTTATATACGGTAAGTCCTCATGACATCTGATTCCAAAATGTATGGATAAATTGGCTTGGCATGAttaataatttaaagtaaaatacagaCATAAGGGCAACGTAAACATTGGTTTAATTTATGTGTGTCAATTCAAGGTCAGCGACTGGAAAGCCCTATTAATAAGAAATCTGAGGTCAAAAAGATCTTTAGGAAGCAACCACATACCTCTGTATATTTGAAGATCGAGGGCTAAAAATCCATTCCTGATGAACACCATTAAGCAAAGGATGTATAACATCCACCACACATCTGTTTCGAAAATGGCATATTTCcaaaattatccatttctttaCAAATAAACATTATCGTATTAGTAACTACAGAGAAGCCATCACAATGAGGTCCACAATATGCTAACTCTCACGAGGCTTCCCCGAGCTCTGTCTCAAAGCATCCACTTTAATCCTGGGGCTTTAGAAACATCTTCTTTACTTTAACTGTTGGTTTGATGTGTCCATTTTCATCTTCTTCATAGTTGGCACGGTCTCTTTTTTTGGCAAACTTTTTCCCAATTGTCCCCACCAAGGTCTCATATCTGTTAAGAAGGTATGCAGCACAAgtttaattaaacaaacaaaaaccaagggaAGAGTCAAGTCTTGTCAAGACTATCAAACCAAAAAGGCAACAAGAAATATCAAAATGATGATTAAAagaaactgatttaaaatttaagaactttTCTATGAATGATTAAATtcttcactgttttgtttttgcagtaTTCTAAATAAACTGAGACGCgtatcttaaaatatgtattagaaGCAGAGCAGCACTGGACAAGAGCCCTCAACTGCCAGCCTCTGACAGGTATGAGCTGCCCCCAGCCCaatttagagaaaacagaaagtcaTTTTCCCCCTGGGGCACTCCATAGAAGACTGTGGGGAAGAGGAGCACCCATGTAAGAGCCAGTGAATGCCGGGCCCACATTATAACGTGGTTTTGAGGTGACTGTTACCTTCTGGCCATTTCTTCATCTGACACATCGAGCTCCACTGCTTCACTTTCAACTTCTTCCACTTTGTTCTTAGCATTCATCTGGAGCatcaatttctgaaaaatataacaGTGCTTTCAGGGCTGGAACAGGCTTATTGAAGAAACTGGTATCAAATGTATTTGAAGGTAGAGAAACAGAAGTCACAATCTAGAGGAGTAAACGAAATTTATGAAGGGGTTCTCTGTTAATACCTTCCTCCACAATGTGCCAACAAAAGTCAGctgtgaatggaaaaaataataagacaaagcCCCACTAGATTAGACTTCctattaatgaatttaaattgtattttagatCGTAAATCTTATTGGTTACTTACATCTGAAGCAGGCACACTGCTAACACACTCTAGTGAGtgggggaaataaaaatcaaactttcAGATTTCCTCCAAATTTCCCACCTTTGAGCCAAATGGAAGAAAACTACACCCAAGAGTGATACTAAATGCAGTTTTTGGAGATGGTGGAAGGGGGGTGGCAAATTACAGGATggaagggctgggaggctggCTTTGACATTATGGGGAAGACCGGCTTCATTCCACAACATGAGGGTGGATAAAGCATTCTACGTGATGTCCATGTGCCACATTCTcacctccatttctttttctcacattatTAACCCTTTCTTGATCATTACCCcctgacaaaaaaaattttttttaatgtacaatacCTTCTTTTTTAGCAAAGGCAGGACaaggaagggaaagcagaagagaaaccaGTTTCAATTAGCTTTTCCAACACttaaagactgaaaagaaaataattctaggaATACAAGCTCTGTGAGGGCACAGAATTCTGTTTCCTGCTGCATTTCCAGTGCCTCAAGAGGGCTGATGAACCTCAGgtacagaataaatatttattgaatgaataaactcCATGCTGGGTGTCACTAAAGACACatacaatattaaaaacatgttctaggggctcctgggtggctcagtcagttaagtatccaactcttgattttggctcaggtcatgatctcagggtcctgggattaggcccgtgctgggctctgtgctcagtggggagcctgctcaagattctttctctccctctctgtctgcccctccccattctttctccctctcaaataaataaatcttttaagaaagaagatttttataaaaatgtgttctaaGTACATTCTGCTTGTCATGAAGTAAGTGGTTTCAAGTTGGTATCTTTTCACAAGCAGGTATACATACCTAACCCTTACGTTTCATGACAGCTCAGATCTGCAAGCCAAATAGTCCAAAAGCTTTCCCCAGAGAGAATGTATTCAGTGTGACAGAGCAGCTGCCATGAAAGCCATCTTCTAATAGcctcccacatcaggatcctttTCCCACAGTATCCTAGAGGGCTTGTCTGCGCCCAGCCCTAGTCCCTGGGCATCACACACTCATCATCTTTGCTCCCTCCTGACTCCCCCTTCACCCCACtgccttttctcttcctaatCTAAAGCTTTAAGCAGGCTAAGCTGAGGAAAATACCtattataaacaaaaacttttagtGTTGACTTTGTGTAAACAGAACACCTTAATTATCACACACCctcaaaaaaggggaaaaaaaaaaaaagagaaaacccataatctttaaataaactcGGGCGATTAACTTGGTTAACTATGATTCTCTACAGGCATCCTCAGAGAAGTGGTTTTCAACCAGGGGTAGTTTTGCTTACCAAGGGACCTTTGGCAATGTCTGGatacatttttggttgtcacaactggggtgtgtgtgtgtgtgtgcgcacactaCTGGtatctagtggatagaggccgGGGATGCCCCTGAATATCTAAAAATACACAGGACAGCCTCAgccacaaagaattatctggctccAGAAGTCAGTGGTGCCAGGGCTGAGAAACCCTGGCTTCAAGTGACAGTTATAAAATGCAGCTTTATATCATATACCTCCAATTCATTGGTGGAGTACCTGACAGGATGGCTTTCAGTACATGTGCCAGAattctaataaatattaaacGAAGGTCTGTGCTTCTCTACAAACCTGAcccaggaaaattcaaatcaacaGCTCATAAGGtgattatttacttttcaaacaAACTTTCCAAAaggttcatttaaaaatctatttacaaTCTTGGATTAAAACCTGCCCATTAAAAAGTCAAATTACTCAATTTTTAAGTCACATTTTCCATTAGAAAAGATATATTTACAGGcgccagaaaataatttttcataatagcatCATATGAACAAAATCTGGATGTTCCTGTGAAAGAGTTGAGCTGAAACTCTTAACACTCGCAGGGCACTGTCGGGGAGCGAGCGTGTGCTGCTGTATGAAATCATCTACTAACTCCACCATAAAACCAGGCTGCAAGGGCTGCAATTTCTTTAAATAGCTCCACAGGTATTTCAAGACTTGTTATTGTGTATATAATGAGAAGAAACGGTACCTGTTGGGAAAAAACCGAAACCCAATTATTAGCAGAAAGAATtcaattggaaaattttaaaatttgaggcaATTATATTTAATACCTCAACCTCAGGATTAAATCCTCTGAATGACATTCTTCCATAGAGAAGATCTTCACATAACAAGAAACTCTGTTCTTCTATTATGAAACACCTAAGCGGGAAAATAAACCTGTATTAATAGCGTGTCTACTTATAACAAAGCGCTGCAAATAAAAGTCaagatttcaaatgaaaaatcaatCTCACTTACGGTTCTTAGTAGAATCGAGTAAAAGTAAGGTAAGACTTTGAACACAGGGGtagaaataaaaaactgattACCTTGGCCAGCAAAGGCATTCGATGACAAGAGCTGGAGGCTGCAGGCACAGCCTCGTctaaattacatatttaatttgCATAAATGCCTACACAACGGAGAGACCTAGACTATTTATAATAAACCTGGATTTTTCTAATCTGAAGCAGTTTCCTTGACGTTTACATCTCCCAACCTCACCAATTCTTACTAAGTTCTTATTAAATACTCTGAAATTGGAGTCCCAGACAGCTTTAAAAGAGTGTATTAGCTGGAGCTCTTAGCTGTAAACAACAATGACTGACTTCAGCACAGAAGGAATTCATTGAAAGGATACTAGGTATCTCACAGAATCACTGGGAAAGATGGATGAGCAAGAATGGAAACAGGCAGGAATAAGGGTAAGCTAGGTTGTtgccccaaaaccaaaaccatgaaaaaaatctACCCTAGTAAAAATGACTCTGCACCTGCGGGGGCTAAGCTCTGGACAGCAGAGAGCACTGGGAGGCCAGCGTTGTCTGGAAAGAGGCTGCAGGTGCGACATTTCGGTCTCTAAAAGGAAGTCTCCTCTGAGTCACCAGTTTATGACCCCAGTCCCAGGTGAGCATACCTGACTGTAGTCTGAAACCACAAAACCATCAACCGTGAAGcacattaggaaaataaataccTGGCCTTTAGGGCTTCTTTGGCAGAAAGGAGGCATTACTTGTGTCAagattcactcattcactcactcagccAACACTTATTAAGCcaaactgtgtgccaggcagtgttctagaaGCTGGAGAGTCAGCCGCGAATAAAAGTCTCTGCTCTCGTGGAGGTCACATTCTAGAGTGGTGCcaaatgataaataaaagatttactgcacagtgggaaaaaaatgaagcaagttATTTCACTCCTGGTCATAAGAAAGCAGCTGGTACCACACTAGTGCTCCTACTTCAGCCAACGATAAAATAGGACTAAGTAGGGAACAATGAACAAATCAAAGCACAGGGTTGTGGCGcctgagagaaaaaaaccaaagtaagCTTTCTGAGTGAAGGCAACGGATGCACAACTTCTGACTGGAGGCAACTTTTAAACTGtggagcagggagtgggagcCGAAACTGAGCCCAGTCTCACCGAactgaagagagagacaaactgaaGTTCAGGGCTGCAGAGGGGGCTGAAGTATATGGGTCAAGATACCAGAGAAAGGGAGATACATAAAGAGATTCTGGGACCTGCATACATGGTCCCCTTGAATGTCTGGCCGAATACTAGGCTGTCTATGTGCAGGGCAAGTCCAACagtgtcaggggaaaaaaaaaacaatttccagAGAACAATTACCTGGTGTATTAGTTGCCTAGGACTGCTGTAAGACACCACCACAAAATTGGTGTatcaaagcaacagaaatttatgctCTCAATTTTGGAAGTCTACAGTCAGTTTCACTGgacaaaatcaaggtgttggcagagctgcACTCCCTCCAGAGGCTATAGGAGAGAATTCATTCCTTGCTTCTGCTGACAGCTAGGAGTCCTTGGCTTATGATTGCATTACCCCAACCTCTCTCTCCATAGTCACACTGCCTTCTCTCCTATCTCCCTTTTATAAAGATAGATGTGATTGTATATAGGGGCCACCCAGACAATCtagaataatctccccatctaAAGATCTTTAACTTAGTTACACCAGCAAAGTCAATTTTTGCAATATAAACTAACATAGGTTCCAGCGACAAGGACCTGGATATTATTTGGGGGACCGTCTTCCAGCATACCATATCTGAGAATGAAAATATACCCTAAAACTATATGTTGAACAAATACAAGACCTTGCACAAAGGAGGGAAATGTCTGAGTTGTGCCTATCCAGAGTGGAGCAACCAAGCTGAATACCCTGCAACACTGAACAGAAAGGTCACACCTCAGGAGTCGGGCACATCTAGGAGAAGTCAAGGCTGTGAAACAGGGACCAAGCTGATTGGCATGCAAATTAACTGCCTAAGGGAAAATTCAACACTTCATTAAGGAAGACAACAAAATCCAGGTACTAAACAATGCCATACATAATGGGAGACACACAATAAAAAGTTGCTAACATGTAAGGTggcaggaaaatgtgacccataaacagaggaaaaacaaatcattagaaagaaaagatgacGGCATTAATAGAAAAGGACcttaaaacagttattttttttagatggggggaggaaggacagaggacaggggaagacagggagaggggagagagagagaaacttcagcaggctccatgcccagcctagggctcaatttcacaagcCTAAGATCATGAACTgggttgaaatcaagagttggacttttaactgagccacccaggagcctctaaaAACAGTTATAATAAATATGTTCAAGGATTTAAAGGAACACAGGAATGTAATGAAGACACAAATAGGGAACCTGAATTAAAATATGGAAACTATGAAAATTgaccaaatagaaattttacaacagaaaaaatagtatctgaaatgaaaaatcagaatacTCTTCTAactattaaagaaactgaatttattaTTAAGAATCTTTCCACAGAGAAAACTTTAGatccagatggcttcactggtgaatttttttaaaaaagattttatttatttatttgagagagagaaacagagatagcaacagagatagtgagagagagcacaagcagggaagaagagggggaagctggctccctgctgagcagaaagccagccGCAGGGCTCGgccacaggaccctgggatcatgacccgagccaaaggcagaagctcaacctactgagccacccaggcaccccttcactggtgaattttatcaaaaatttaaggaagaaataataccaattttacTCAAACTAAGAAATGAGAAGGAGGGGACACTTCCCAACTCATGTTATAGCCAAActaaagacattataagaaaccTATAGAATATGCTATATGAATATGGAAgcaaaaataattactaaaatattatccagttttaagaaatatatatatatatacatacacacacacataaaacatgAATACCAAGGGGTGTTTCAGAAATGTACGGTTGTTGTGACATTCAAAAATCAAGATAATTCCCATGttaacagagaaaagaagaaaaatcatatgagatgataaaagagatgtgacaaaactcaacatcatTTATGAAAGTCTTCAGGAAACTGAGAAAGGAAAATCTCTCATGCTGATAAAGGACATTTATGAAAACACgtgaaaatttatgaaaaatatttgacagagagagagagcacaagcagggggagcggcaggcagtaCCATGTgggggactcggtcccaggactctgggatcataacctgagcagaaggcagaaggtcaacaactgagctacccaggggtcCCAGAAGTATGTGTTTTATCtcaagaaaccaaaccaaaccaaaccaaaccaaatcaaaccaaacccTATGCAAACACTGAATTCTAGTTAACGATATGCATGTGTGCAACTTACCCTgaaatacactaaaaataaaatgaattgacaGATGTATAGAGGGATGGATAAATATGTAAGATGCTAGAAAAAAGAaccatctcatttttaaaaacgggcaaaagatttgaataaggACTTCATAAAGGGAGATATGGAaatgccaataagcacataagagttctttaacatcattagtcaccaggaaaatgcaaataaaaaatcataatgagataccactagaACGACAGAACAGGTAACACCAAACGTTGGAAGGACATGGAAAAATCAGAGCTCTTCTACTTTCTTAGTGAAAGTGTAATAAAATGGTGCAATCACTGTGGAAACCGGCCTGAAAGTGCCTCATAAAGTGAACTATACGCCAACCTTATGAcgcagcaattccacttttacgGAAGAGAAACTAAGCAGAAAGAGTTAGGggtccctccaaaaaaaaaagacaagacacagcACGACACCAGAGAAGTCAATTTAGGCCCCCAGCTATTTTCCAGCACTTGTAGCTTGACTTCCTAGGAGGTGTCAGAAtcacagagaaatgcaaaaacctcagtaaagattaaaaaaaaaaaaaaaaacaaagagcaaaaacTAACATTCTACCACGCCAGGTATGGAATCAGAGACAATAAACCACTGGTAAGACTCCCTGTGCTGTTTCAAAAGTAAGCAAGGCCTTGCATCTGGagccccagaccccaccccaTCCAGCTTCTGCTAGCTCTAGGAGCACTCCCATTAGCCCCTTCCCCTGGTTGGACAGTTACCTCAGCTTCACTGTAAAGTTAGTCTCCGCCCTCAGAGGAGCACAAGCTTCATTAACATAACAGGATACATGTATAGGCATGTTTTTTAAGCATGCCTACATGACCTCCTGTCTGTCTTTACACGTGATGACAAAGCTCCCCTTTCTGAATATTCaacctaaccctaaataaaagaaacccactAACCCTCACTTGGGAGAATCATGGCTTTGGAAGGTATTCCCCGTTATCTCTATTTGCGGCAAAACCTTCCCTTTGTGTGACCACTCCACCCAGAGTAGTCCTTATCTGTAACTCAGCAAGGAGTGAACTCACGTTAGTTCAgctacaaaatgaaaacaggattctATCCAATTcattcaaactttttttaatctaaagaatTTGTCTTTGGTTGCTGTATGAAAAGTGGTCTGGGCAGGCTTCTTGGATGGATGACATCTGAGCCAAGTTCAGAAGGCAATGAGGAACACAACATGATGCCTGGGGAAGAACAGTGGGGGACCCATTAAAGACCCTGAGAACGGAGTGTAAGGGGCCCACCTGAGAAACAGTGTGGGGGCCTCCGTGACCTGGAAGGAGTGACACGTGACCTGGAAGGAGTGACAGAAGGGAACACTGATAGGAGATCAAAATAATTTCACGGTGAGACTAAGAGGTTGTCTTCTTGGTTGACACACAAAGGGTGCAAAAGCAA
It contains:
- the MPHOSPH6 gene encoding M-phase phosphoprotein 6, producing MAAERKTKLSKNLLRMKFMQRGLDSETKKQLEEEEKKIISEEHWYLDLPELKEKECFIIEEQSFLLCEDLLYGRMSFRGFNPEVEKLMLQMNAKNKVEEVESEAVELDVSDEEMARRYETLVGTIGKKFAKKRDRANYEEDENGHIKPTVKVKKMFLKPQD